Proteins encoded by one window of Vitis riparia cultivar Riparia Gloire de Montpellier isolate 1030 chromosome 11, EGFV_Vit.rip_1.0, whole genome shotgun sequence:
- the LOC117925013 gene encoding polyprotein of EF-Ts, chloroplastic has translation MTPVIPSSISNISLISGTAFTSNKNNCLTRCYLLGKSTKQTLSPQRFLLPLSTSVRLFPQYRSGCTLHRKSRTHILSATGTDVAVEQSDSPATEDSSGAPEVPSDSAEASEEPSIKSDGGVTSSQPKRARPRKSEMPPVKNEELVPGATFTGKVKSIQPFGAFIDFGAFTDGLVHVSRLSDSYVKDVGNIVSIGQEVKVRLVEANTETGRISLTMRDSDDPTKPQQQKDAASSSDKPRPSRRNTQRSNQRRDEVKKTSKFVKGQDLEGTVKNLNRAGAFISLPEGEEGFLPTSEEADEGFGNLMGGSSLQVGQEVSVRVLRISRGQVTLTMKKEEDAEKLDLKLGEGVVHTATNPFVLAFRKNKEIATFLDEREKTVEPAEIPAIPKTSEEIEGKVNQAETVTDILEVQDQPASSDEKSVSVPSAVDEKVEGDETPSEELDVGASAVDDALNEMASNSGDSESVISNSLQSGDAVQTIEEKAVVSSEVLASEGSISTASQIIEEASATHEVGSDAKSDPSTEIADQILSSESLVGKEVEESQSDDTIAKVEVQIETPPIVEPVEEEKVDPTPEKNGSVTSSNGQTDVPSSQESMNTDGSEDGGKPAPSGELVESQILSSESQDSEKVVENQANDILSKEEVQIQTPAAENEIPSATPVEDEKVETVTAKNNNISNSDGQTGTSSPKESTTKATISPALVKKLREDTGAGMMDCKKALSETGGDIVKAQEFLRKKGLASADKKASRATAEGRIGSYVHDSRIGILIEVNCETDFVARGDIFKELVDDLAMQAAACPQVQYLVTEDVPEEIVNKEREIEMQKEDLLSKPEQIRSRIVEGRIKKRLDELALLEQPYIKNDKVVVKDWVKQTIATIGENIKVKRFVRYNLGEGLEKKSQDFAAEVAAQTAATPPSAPGKEQPAAVATNDTAEKPPTVTVSAALVKQLREETGAGMMDCKKALSETGGDLEKAQEYLRMKGLSTADKKSSRLAAEGRIGSYIHDSRIGVLIEVNCETDFVGRSEKFKELVDDLAMQVVACPQVQCVSMEDIAESIVSKEKEIEMQREDLQSKPENIREKIVEGRVAKRLGELALLEQAFIKDDSILVKDLVKQTVAALGENIKVRRFVRFTLGEDMGTED, from the exons ATGACACCCGTAATTCCAAGTTCTATAAGCAACATTTCACTTATTTCTGGAACTGCTTTTACTTCAAATAAGAACAATTGTTTAACAAGATGCTATCTTTTGGGTAAATCCACAAAGCAAACATTATCCCCACAAAGGTTCCTCTTACCTCTCTCAACATCAGTTAGACTATTTCCACAATACAGAAGCGGATGTACTTTGCATCGTAAATCAAGAACCCATATATTATCAGCCACAGGCACTGATGTAGCAGTAGAGCAGTCAGATTCCCCTGCTACTGAGGATTCCAGTGGAGCACCAGAAGTTCCATCTGATTCAGCTGAAGCAAGTGAAGAACCCTCCATTAAATCAGATGGTGGTGTCACTTCATCTCAGCCCAAACGTGCAAGACCTAGGAAGAGTGAGATGCCACCTGTAAAGAATGAGGAACTGGTTCCTGGTGCAACTTTTACAGGGAAAGTTAAATCAATCCAGCCATTTGGTGCATTTATTGATTTTGGAGCTTTCACAGATGGCCTGGTGCATGTTTCCAGGTTGAGTGATAGCTATGTTAAGGATGTTGGAAACATTGTTTCCATTGGACAAGAAGTGAAAGTGAGATTGGTGGAAGCAAACACTGAGACAGGGCGGATTTCACTTACCATGCGTGACAGTGATGATCCTACTAAACCACAGCAACAGAAAGATGCTGCTTCCAGTAGTGATAAGCCCAGACCTTCCAGAAGGAACACTCAAAGGTCTAACCAAAGAAGAGATGAGGTGAAAAAAACCTCAAAGTTTGTCAAAGGCCAGGACCTAGAGGGCACAGTAAAGAATTTAAATAGAGCTGGTGCTTTTATATCTCTTCCTGAAGGGGAGGAAGGGTTTTTGCCTACCTCTGAAGAAGCTGATGAAGGGTTTGGAAACCTTATGGGGGGctcctcacttcaggttggtcAAGAAGTTAGTGTACGGGTGCTACGTATCTCTAGAGGACAGGTTACCTTGAcaatgaagaaagaagaagatgcTGAAAAGTTGGATTTGAAGCTCGGTGAGGGAGTTGTTCATACTGCAACCAATCCTTTTGTGCTGGCTTTCCGTAAGAACAAGGAGATTGCTACATTtttggatgagagagaaaaaacagTGGAACCAGCAGAAATTCCAGCGATACCAAAAACTTCAGAAGAGATAGAAGGAAAGGTAAATCAAGCTGAAACTGTGACTGACATACTAGAAGTGCAGGATCAGCCGGCAAGCAGCGATGAGAAATCAGTCAGTGTCCCATCTGCAGTGGATGAGAAGGTAGAAGGTGATGAAACTCCTTCAGAGGAATTGGATGTGGGTGCCAGTGCAGTAGATGATGCCTTAAATGAAATGGCAAGCAATAGTGGGGACTCAGAAAGTGTGATCTCTAATTCATTACAGAGTGGGGATGCAGTCCAAACTATAGAGGAAAAAGCAGTGGTGAGTTCTGAAGTTTTGGCTTCTGAAGGGAGTATATCTACTGCTAGTCAGATAATTGAGGAGGCTTCAGCAACACATGAGGTGGGAAGTGATGCAAAATCTGACCCATCTACAGAAATAGCAGATCAAATATTGTCTTCAGAAAGTTTAGTTGGCAAAGAAGTTGAAGAGAGTCAATCAGATGATACCATAGCAAAAGTTGAAGTCCAAATAGAAACACCTCCTATTGTAGAACCAGTTGAAGAGGAGAAGGTGGATCCTACCCCTGAGAAAAATGGCAGTGTCACCAGCTCTAATGGACAAACAGATGTTCCTTCTTCCCAGGAAAGCATGAATACAG ATGGATCAGAAGACGGTGGAAAGCCTGCACCATCTGGAGAATTAGTTGAGAGTCAGATATTGTCTTCAGAAAGTCAGGACAGTGAAAAAGTTGTTGAGAATCAAGCTAATGATATTTTATCGAAGGAGGAAGTGCAGATACAAACCCCTGCTGCAGAGAATGAAATTCCTTCTGCCACACCAGTAGAAGATGAAAAGGTGGAAACTGTCACTGCAAAAAACAACAATATTAGCAACTCTGATGGGCAGACTGGCACTTCTTCTCCCAAAGAAAGCACAACTAAAG CCACTATATCACCTGCTCTTGTGAAGAAGTTACGTGAAGACACAGGAGCAGGAATGATGGATTGCAAAAAAGCTCTGTCAGAAACTGGAGGGGATATTGTTAAAGCCCAAGAGTTCCTAAGAAAGAAAGGCTTAGCAAGTGCTGACAAGAAAGCTAGCAGAGCCACTGCTGAAGGAAGAATCGGTTCTTATGTTCATGATAGCCGAATTGGTATTCTGATAGAGGTGAACTGTGAGACTGATTTTGTTGCTCGAGGTGACATCTTTAAGGAGCTAGTTGATGATCTGGCCATGCAAGCTGCTGCCTGTCCTCAAGTGCAGTATCTTGTTACAGAAGATGTTCCTGAAGAGATTGTGAACAAGGAAAGAGAGATTGAGATGCAGAAGGAAGATCTCTTGTCGAAGCCAGAACAGATCAGATCAAGGATTGTTGAGGGGCGGATAAAGAAGAGGCTTGACGAGCTGGCATTGCTTGAGCAACCCTACATTAAGAATGACAAGGTGGTGGTGAAAGACTGGGTGAAGCAGACCATTGCAACTATTGGAGAAAATATAAAAGTGAAGAGGTTTGTGCGGTATAATCTTGGAGAAGGCTTGGAAAAGAAAAGCCAAGATTTTGCTGCTGAGGTGGCTGCCCAGACTGCAGCAACGCCACCATCTGCACCAGGAAAAGAGCAGCCTGCTGCAGTAGCAACCAATGACACTGCTGAAAA ACCACCAACGGTGACAGTGTCTGCTGCATTAGTCAAACAACTAAGAGAAGAAACTGGAGCAGGAATGATGGACTGCAAGAAAGCTCTGTCAGAAACTGGAGGGGACCTCGAGAAGGCACAAGAATACCTCAGAATGAAGGGTCTTTCAACTGCGGACAAGAAATCCAGCAGGCTTGCAGCAGAAGGCAGGATTGGATCCTACATTCATGACTCCCGCATCGGAGTGCTAATCGAAGTCAATTGCGAAACCGACTTTGTGGGTAGAAGTGAAAAATTCAAGGAATTGGTGGATGACTTGGCAATGCAAGTTGTGGCCTGCCCACAGGTGCAGTGTGTTTCAATGGAGGATATTGCAGAGAGCATTGTGagcaaggaaaaagaaatagagaTGCAGAGAGAGGATCTTCAGTCAAAACCAGAGAACATAAGAGAGAAAATTGTGGAAGGGAGAGTAGCAAAGAGGCTTGGGGAGCTTGCTCTTTTAGAGCAGGCCTTCATCAAGGATGATAGCATTTTGGTGAAAGACTTGGTGAAGCAAACTGTTGCTGCCCTCGGAGAAAACATAAAAGTTCGGAGGTTTGTCCGCTTTACTCTTGGGGAGGATATGGGAACCGAAGACTGA